A genomic region of Oncorhynchus mykiss isolate Arlee chromosome 4, USDA_OmykA_1.1, whole genome shotgun sequence contains the following coding sequences:
- the LOC110522238 gene encoding alpha-taxilin isoform X1, with protein METNVQSAAEVIPAQTRVTPPQSPVTTETQVPPPQAQEAQHMDPMEEFGRQLEEIINTYGSAASLMEKQCIVLETEEVDEEASREQGDEVTATKDASTDKDTKKLLKALGKEGTLLMQSLNKLHTPQEKLDALLKKYAELLEERRGEQKQLRFLQKKQGHVGKERDQLQYEHSRAILARSKLEGLCRELQRHNKTLKEETLARCREDEEKRREITTHFQSTLTDIQAQIEQHSNRNNKLCLENANLADKLKHIISQYEQREESLEKIFKHHDLQQKLSDAKLEQAHAQLQEADEKHKREKEYLLREAIDKTKKCYTLKEQELQLKKKLVLYSQKFEEFQTTLSKSNDVYASFKNEMEKMTKKMKKLDKESTVWKTRFESTNKALSEMIEERTLKENEYEMFVVKIDKLERLCRALQDERKILYSKIKGIRQTPNAPEGTPKDETQEQAPEPVHSLMDIVEEPEMTEEMARLRAEQNRLAEFAASLLAPSTGDNDDDDSDSEEEPESTEPAETQNISEPTQASAQVQIEAPAKAEEPAHAKAPAQAPSQIEAPAQALSEVEEPGQAPSQVEAPAQAPSQVEAPAQAPSQVEAPAQAPAQVEAPAQAPSQVEALAQALSQVEAPAQAPSQVEALAQALSQVEKPAQAPSLLEEPVQAPSQVEAPVQAPSQVEAPVQVPSQVEALAQALSQVEKPAQAPSQVEAPVQAPSLVEEPVQAPSLVEEPVQVPAQVEAPVQPEPPKQPEPSAKKQTPKKKNARKTS; from the exons ATGGAGACCAATGTCCAGTCTGCTGCAGAGGTCATTCCAGCCCAGACCAGAGTGACTCCACCACAGTCCCCAGTCACCACAGAGACCCAGGTCCCTCCACCCCAGGCCCAGGAGGCCCAGCACATGGACCCCATGGAGGAGTTTGGTCGTCAGCTGGAGGAGATCATCAACACCTATGGCTCCGCAGCCAGCCTGATGGAGAAACAGTGCATCGTCCTGGAAACGGAGGAGGTGGACGAGGAGGCCAGCAGAGAGCAAGGTGATGAAGTCACAGCCACCAAGGATGCCAGCACAGACAAGGATACAAAGAAGTTGCTGAAAGCCTTAG GAAAGGAGGGCACGCTACTAATGCAAAGTTTGAACAAGCTGCACACACCACAGGAGAAATTGGATGCTCTCCTCAAGAAGTATGCCGAACTG CTGGAGGAGCGTCGTGGGGAACAGAAGCAGCTGAGGTTCCTGCAGAAGAAGCAGGGCCACGTGGGGAAGGAGAGGGACCAGCTCCAGTACGAGCACAGCAGAGCCATCCTGGCCCGCAGCAAACTGGAGGGCCTCTGCAGGGAGCTCCAGAGGCACAACAAGACCCTCAAG GAGGAGACCCTAGCTCGTTGTCGTGAGGACGAGGAGAAGCGCAGGGAGATCACCACTCACTTCCAGAGCACACTGACAGACATCCAGGCTCAGATCGAGCAGCACAGTAACCGCAACAACAAGCTGTGTTTGGAGAACGCCAACCTGGCAGACAAACTCAAACACATCATCAGCCAGTacgagcagagagaggag AGCTTGGAGAAGATCTTCAAGCACCACGACCTGCAGCAGAAACTGTCTGATGCCAAACTGGAGCAAGCCCACGCACAGCTGCAGGAGGCTGATGagaagcacaagagagagaaggaatat CTGCTTAGGGAGGCAATTGACAAAACAAAGAAATGCTACACATTGAAGGAGCAAGAGTTGCAGTTGAAGAAAAAG CTTGTTCTGTACTCCCAGAAGTTTGAAGAGTTCCAGACTACGTTGTCTAAGAGCAACGATGTGTATGCCAGCTTCAAAAATGAAATGGAGAAG ATGACAAAGAAGATGAAGAAACTAGACAAAGAGTCAACTGTTTGGAAGACCAGATTTGAGAGCACTAACAAGGCTCTCTCTGAGATGATTGAAGAG AGGACTCTGAAGGAGAATGAGTATGAGATGTTCGTTGTGAAGATTGACAAGCTGGAGAGGCTCTGCCGAGCACTCCAGGATGAGAGGAAGATTCTTTATTCCAAGATCAAAGGCATCCGTCAAACCCCTAATGCCCCCGAGGGGACACCCAAGGACGAGACACAGGAGCAGGCCCCTGAACCAGTCCACAGCCTCATGGATATTGTTGAGGAGCCAGAGATGACAGAGGAGATGGCCCGTCTGAGAGCTGAGCAGAACAGGCTGGCGGAGTTCGCCGCCTCTCTACTGGCCCCGTCAACAGGAGACAATGATGACGATGACTCTGACAGCGAGGAAGAGCCAGAGTCTACAGAACCGGCTGAGACCCAGAACATCTCTGAACCAACACAGGCCTCAGCACAAGTACAGATAGAGGCACCAGCAAAGGCAGAAGAACCAGCACATGCAAAGGCACCAGCACAGGCTCCATCACAGATAGAAGCACCAGCACAGGCTCTCTCAGAGGTAGAAGAACCAGGACAGGCTCCCTCGCAGGTAGAAGCACCAGCACAGGCTCCCTCACAGGTAGAAGCACCAGCACAGGCTCCCTCACAGGTAGAAGCACCAGCACAGGCTCCAGCTCAAGTAGAGGCACCAGCACAGGCTCCCTCACAGGTAGAAGCACTAGCACAGGCTCTCTCACAGGTAGAAGCACCAGCACAGGCTCCCTCACAGGTAGAAGCACTAGCACAGGCTCTCTCACAGGTAGAAAAACCAGCACAGGCTCCCTCACTGTTAGAAGAACCAGTACAGGCTCCCTCACAGGTAGAAGCACCAGTACAGGCTCCCTCACAGGTAGAAGCACCAGTACAGGTTCCCTCACAGGTAGAAGCACTAGCACAGGCTCTCTCACAGGTAGAAAAACCAGCACAGGCTCCCTCACAGGTAGAAGCACCAGTACAGGCTCCCTCACTGGTAGAAGAACCAGTACAGGCTCCCTCACTGGTAGAAGAACCAGTACAGGTTCCAGCTCAAGTAGAAGCACCAGTCCAGCCAGAGCCCCCAAAACAGCCAGAGCCCTCTGCCAAAAAGCAGACACCAAAGAAGAAGAATGCAAGGAAGACCAGCTGA
- the LOC110522238 gene encoding alpha-taxilin isoform X2, giving the protein METNVQSAAEVIPAQTRVTPPQSPVTTETQVPPPQAQEAQHMDPMEEFGRQLEEIINTYGSAASLMEKQCIVLETEEVDEEASREQGDEVTATKDASTDKDTKKLLKALGKEGTLLMQSLNKLHTPQEKLDALLKKYAELLEERRGEQKQLRFLQKKQGHVGKERDQLQYEHSRAILARSKLEGLCRELQRHNKTLKEETLARCREDEEKRREITTHFQSTLTDIQAQIEQHSNRNNKLCLENANLADKLKHIISQYEQREESLEKIFKHHDLQQKLSDAKLEQAHAQLQEADEKHKREKEYLLREAIDKTKKCYTLKEQELQLKKKLVLYSQKFEEFQTTLSKSNDVYASFKNEMEKMTKKMKKLDKESTVWKTRFESTNKALSEMIEERTLKENEYEMFVVKIDKLERLCRALQDERKILYSKIKGIRQTPNAPEGTPKDETQEQAPEPVHSLMDIVEEPEMTEEMARLRAEQNRLAEFAASLLAPSTGDNDDDDSDSEEEPESTEPAETQNISEPTQASAQVQIEAPAKAEEPAHAKAPAQAPSQIEAPAQALSEVEEPGQAPSQVEAPAQAPSQVEAPAQAPSQVEAPAQAPAQVEAPAQAPSQVEAPAQAPSQVEALAQALSQVEKPAQAPSLLEEPVQAPSQVEAPVQAPSQVEAPVQVPSQVEALAQALSQVEKPAQAPSQVEAPVQAPSLVEEPVQAPSLVEEPVQVPAQVEAPVQPEPPKQPEPSAKKQTPKKKNARKTS; this is encoded by the exons ATGGAGACCAATGTCCAGTCTGCTGCAGAGGTCATTCCAGCCCAGACCAGAGTGACTCCACCACAGTCCCCAGTCACCACAGAGACCCAGGTCCCTCCACCCCAGGCCCAGGAGGCCCAGCACATGGACCCCATGGAGGAGTTTGGTCGTCAGCTGGAGGAGATCATCAACACCTATGGCTCCGCAGCCAGCCTGATGGAGAAACAGTGCATCGTCCTGGAAACGGAGGAGGTGGACGAGGAGGCCAGCAGAGAGCAAGGTGATGAAGTCACAGCCACCAAGGATGCCAGCACAGACAAGGATACAAAGAAGTTGCTGAAAGCCTTAG GAAAGGAGGGCACGCTACTAATGCAAAGTTTGAACAAGCTGCACACACCACAGGAGAAATTGGATGCTCTCCTCAAGAAGTATGCCGAACTG CTGGAGGAGCGTCGTGGGGAACAGAAGCAGCTGAGGTTCCTGCAGAAGAAGCAGGGCCACGTGGGGAAGGAGAGGGACCAGCTCCAGTACGAGCACAGCAGAGCCATCCTGGCCCGCAGCAAACTGGAGGGCCTCTGCAGGGAGCTCCAGAGGCACAACAAGACCCTCAAG GAGGAGACCCTAGCTCGTTGTCGTGAGGACGAGGAGAAGCGCAGGGAGATCACCACTCACTTCCAGAGCACACTGACAGACATCCAGGCTCAGATCGAGCAGCACAGTAACCGCAACAACAAGCTGTGTTTGGAGAACGCCAACCTGGCAGACAAACTCAAACACATCATCAGCCAGTacgagcagagagaggag AGCTTGGAGAAGATCTTCAAGCACCACGACCTGCAGCAGAAACTGTCTGATGCCAAACTGGAGCAAGCCCACGCACAGCTGCAGGAGGCTGATGagaagcacaagagagagaaggaatat CTGCTTAGGGAGGCAATTGACAAAACAAAGAAATGCTACACATTGAAGGAGCAAGAGTTGCAGTTGAAGAAAAAG CTTGTTCTGTACTCCCAGAAGTTTGAAGAGTTCCAGACTACGTTGTCTAAGAGCAACGATGTGTATGCCAGCTTCAAAAATGAAATGGAGAAG ATGACAAAGAAGATGAAGAAACTAGACAAAGAGTCAACTGTTTGGAAGACCAGATTTGAGAGCACTAACAAGGCTCTCTCTGAGATGATTGAAGAG AGGACTCTGAAGGAGAATGAGTATGAGATGTTCGTTGTGAAGATTGACAAGCTGGAGAGGCTCTGCCGAGCACTCCAGGATGAGAGGAAGATTCTTTATTCCAAGATCAAAGGCATCCGTCAAACCCCTAATGCCCCCGAGGGGACACCCAAGGACGAGACACAGGAGCAGGCCCCTGAACCAGTCCACAGCCTCATGGATATTGTTGAGGAGCCAGAGATGACAGAGGAGATGGCCCGTCTGAGAGCTGAGCAGAACAGGCTGGCGGAGTTCGCCGCCTCTCTACTGGCCCCGTCAACAGGAGACAATGATGACGATGACTCTGACAGCGAGGAAGAGCCAGAGTCTACAGAACCGGCTGAGACCCAGAACATCTCTGAACCAACACAGGCCTCAGCACAAGTACAGATAGAGGCACCAGCAAAGGCAGAAGAACCAGCACATGCAAAGGCACCAGCACAGGCTCCATCACAGATAGAAGCACCAGCACAGGCTCTCTCAGAGGTAGAAGAACCAGGACAGGCTCCCTCGCAGGTAGAAGCACCAGCACAGGCTCCCTCACAGGTAGAAGCACCAGCACAGGCTCCCTCACAGGTAGAAGCACCAGCACAGGCTCCAGCTCAAGTAGAGGCACCAGCACAGGCTCCCTCACAG GTAGAAGCACCAGCACAGGCTCCCTCACAGGTAGAAGCACTAGCACAGGCTCTCTCACAGGTAGAAAAACCAGCACAGGCTCCCTCACTGTTAGAAGAACCAGTACAGGCTCCCTCACAGGTAGAAGCACCAGTACAGGCTCCCTCACAGGTAGAAGCACCAGTACAGGTTCCCTCACAGGTAGAAGCACTAGCACAGGCTCTCTCACAGGTAGAAAAACCAGCACAGGCTCCCTCACAGGTAGAAGCACCAGTACAGGCTCCCTCACTGGTAGAAGAACCAGTACAGGCTCCCTCACTGGTAGAAGAACCAGTACAGGTTCCAGCTCAAGTAGAAGCACCAGTCCAGCCAGAGCCCCCAAAACAGCCAGAGCCCTCTGCCAAAAAGCAGACACCAAAGAAGAAGAATGCAAGGAAGACCAGCTGA
- the LOC110522237 gene encoding headcase protein homolog, with protein sequence MPNQKSNKGKRNKRTNSSGDEQENGASAAATGGAPGVTATLLGATAAPFNEHRSEAPCATPLVCSLARDIDLDKDDYQRVVCNSDSCPYGNWMHLQCFYEWESSILVQFNCIGRARSWNEKQCRQNMWTKKGYDLAFRFCSCRCGQGHLKKDTDWYQVKRMTEVKKKVPLEKSLGKLSSSAGGGACGGGLDPPDDPKRGKLPGGSKLAHRASSQELPRRQSVDRQNSQERGHGGLFCGSSLGPRSPCDSPGQSPPSGFSFFSPPAFTGPRSSRHLGEFLKNAVHMESHRKHMLASGMLGRGGHLDHTILPLPRLTPGDNPVQFLRRLDLTELLTHIPRHKLNTYHVRMEDDAQAGQGEDLRRYILSALSASHRNMVNCALCHRTLPVFEQFPLVDGTLFLSPSRHDEIEYDVPCHLQGRLMHLYAICVDCLEGVHKIVCIKCKSRWDGSWHQLGTMYTYDILAATPCCQARLNCKHCGKPVIDVRVGMQYFSEYSNVQQCPHCGNLDYHFVKPFSSFKVLEAY encoded by the exons ATGCCCAACCAGAAAAGCAACAAGGGGAAGAGAAATAAAAGGACTAATAGTAGTGGAGATGAACAAGAAAATGGAGCCAGTGCTGCCGCAACAGGAGGAGCACCAGGGGTAACAGCAACATTATTAGGGGCTACAGCTGCACCGTTCAACGAGCATAGAAGTG AGGCCCCCTGTGCTACCCCTCTTGTGTGCAGTCTGGCCAGAGACATTGACCTTGACAAGGATGACTATCAACGTGTGGTGTGTAACAGTGATAGCTGCCCTTATGGCAACTGGATGCACTTGCAGTGCTTCTACGAGTGGGAGAGTAGCATCCTGGTCCAGTTCAACTGCATTGGAAGGGCCCGCAGCTGGAACGAGAAGCAGTGCCGGCAGAACATGTGGACTAAGAAGGGATACGACCTGGCCTTCCGCTTCTGCTCCTGCCGCTGTGGCCAGGGCCACCTTAAGAAAGACACGGACTGGTACCAGGTGAAGCGCATGACAGAGGTGAAGAAGAAGGTGCCTCTGGAGAAGAGTCTAGGGAAGTTGAGCAGCTCAGCTGGAGGGGGTGCATGTGGAGGTGGGCTGGATCCCCCTGATGATCCTAAAAGGGGCAAGTTGCCTGGGGGCAGTAAGCTGGCTCACAGAGCATCCAGTCAGGAGCTGCCTCGCCGACAGTCAGTGGATCGGCAGAACTCTCAGGAGAGGGGTCACGGAGGCCTATTCTGTGGAAGCAGCCTGGGGCCCCGCTCACCCTGTGACTCCCCGGGTCAGTCCCCTCCGTCAggcttctccttcttctccccgCCTGCATTCACAGGGCCCCGCAGCTCCCGGCACCTGGGGGAGTTCCTGAAGAATGCGGTGCACATGGAGAGTCACCGGAAGCACATGCTGGCAAGCGGCATGCTGGGTCGCGGAGGCCACCTCGATCACACCATCCTGCCCCTGCCCAGACTCACCCCAGGGGACAACCCAGTGCAGTTCTTGCGGAGGCTGGACCTCACAGAGCTGCTGACCCACATACCCAGACACAAGCTGAACACCTACCACGTACGTATGGAGGATGATGCCCAGGCGGGCCAGGGAGAGGACCTGAGGAGGTACATCCTGTCGGCTCTAAGCGCCAGCCACAGGAACATGGTCAACTGTGCCCTGTGCCACCGCACCCTGCCTGTCTTTGAGCAGTTCCCCCTGGTGGACGGAACCCTGTTCCTGAGCCCCTCCAGACACGATGAGATTGAGTACGATGTGCCGTGCCATCTGCAAG GGAGGCTGATGCATCTGTATGCAATATGTGTCGACTGTCTGGAGGGAGTCCACAAAATTGTCTGTATCAAGTGCAAGTCCAGGTGGGATGGGAGCTGGCACCAGTTGGGGACGATGTACACCTACGATATACTGGCCGCCACACCATGTTGTCAG GCCCGTCTGAACTGCAAGCACTGTGGCAAGCCAGTCATAGATGTCAGGGTGGGGATGCAGTACTTCTCAGAGTACAGCAACGTGCAGCAGTGCCCCCACTGTGGGAACCTCGACTACCACTTTGTCAAGCCATTCTCCTCCTTCAAAGTCTTGGAAGCTTATTGA